gacaacattatcaggtcgagggtggtagagcagctcagactgcttgaccaaatcgtgcttgtctctcgagtcctcaatggattcaatatggcgagcgaaacaacgaaaAGGGAAAtcccctcccagtcaacgtggctggcacaacccaaaatgtcatattctgtgtcatcgaaggagacatgagatacaatgccttgctcggaaggccatggatacactgtaTGAGCGCAGTActatcaacccttcatcaaatgatgaagttcctAACAAAGGACAGAAAAAAAATTGTGTACTGGGAACAACATGCAACAAGGGAGATGTTTGCAGTACACGACGTGATGCCAACACCAGTACCTCCACCttcgaaggagccaaaggataaacaaaaagtaaaatagCGATAACAAGCTACTCTCTCAGCTACACCTGACTAAACAAAACAAAGGACCGTATCGAGTCCTCATAACAAACGATTGAATCACATCGAGATCTGAAGCGCCGTCAGCACTAAGGTATGGCCATATCCCCTTTTTAGTTACATTTTTTACTAACTTAAATGCAGGTATCCGATCGAAACGGCCGAAGCGCTTCCCAACTCGAAAGCCTTAGGTTTCAAAACCATGCGtagcactcttttccttcgatcgggttttatcccaataAGAGTTTTACCGGCGTgatttttaacgaggaaacatctatatgctacctaaggaagacccaACAAGTAtgcaaggcttcttttgcaagcAACCTCAAATACTATGGGGCATCCCCCcagaaggtcacctactcggagaatcCAAGATGCACTAAATGAAgtctcggagaagccaagatacaCTAAGTGGGGTCTCGATAAGAAAataatgtatcgggccaaacggtcgaacgagcCATGTTCGCATAGAGCAACCGAGACTGTAACAGTAAaaacgtgtatacttgtaccaagtaatcaaagaacacTTTCCCCTCCATCAAAGCATTTCGCATTTCAAGGAAGCTCggtattttttgcaaaaaatggcACTAGAGCCAAAAAATGTCCccaatactcggggactggcgtcaataaCTCAAAGCCGTTTGACCCCCGAGTCATAgcttcaaactcataagccctcaatgaggcaacatcaagatcacaaaatagcgttagagccaaaaacgtcccgaacacttggGGACTGGTATCGAAATTTCAAGGATACATGACCTCCGAGTCGGAAACCCTGAAATcctaagccctcaatgaggcaataccaagtttacaagtaatggctcccgagccaagaaaccctcgatgactcgaGGATTTCCACCAATCGCccccccatcgacttatcaaaacccgaggccacaAGACCACGTGCGGGCAACCTAAGTCTCGTAAGACCTATCTAAAGCaataacaatatctgtaagacctcaagaaaggcatgaaccacacttataCCAACTGATAATATctttaagacctcaagcaaggcatgacccatacttgtaccaagtagccAAAAATGTAAGatctcaaaggcatgtaaaactcgtaagaccttactaaaggaaTAAACTTAGTGTTAAAGTTAAGGCTaaatatcgaacttgtaagacccctaaaaggcatatcctcgatatagacgctgaaactacttcactcggggattGAAAGGCTCCatccaaacacaaatgactatggtcacaaggctgtaccaaccAAACTAACATGACTCGGGGATGCTCGACCGTCGCTTTTTATTGAAGTACAAAGTTTTTGTTAGTAGCGAAgcaatttttagaaaaaaaagatCGTAGAAAGTTAATTTTTTGACTAGATATTTGAttgaaatgatttaaaatatcaaTAATAGCATGACAGCTTTGCATGTTAACTACAGAAGCATGAGATCGTCAGCGAAGAAAAGGTGGGATATATGCGGGCCATGTTTGGAAATGCGCATGGGATGCCAATTTAGGTAGTCAACTGACTGATTAATCATACGGGAAGCATGTCCATGCACATAATAAAGATGTAAGGAGACATGAGATCCCCTTGACGAATTCCTCGTGTAGGAGTGAAGTAGGAAGTACGTGTTCCATTAATGAGTATTGACGTGGTTGTAGTGGTAACATAGGACATGATTAAATCCATTAAAATCAcatgccttcaattacttcaaaaatacttcgaaaagaaccggttaaataggctaccctcaacataggcaaaagagcttcgaccatgtcagctccaaactataaggcttcgagatactcagccaccgTGCCAAGCCTCCCTAGGTGCTCGGTCattgccatataacgactcacaattgaGGTTTCTATCGAACCGTAGAAGAGCGAGGCAAACATAATTCcaaacgagggaaaaataaagcctatataaaaggtcgtaccaacccaacaCGAAAGAGACACTATTGCCAACCCatacaaaaggtcgtaccgacccatcGCGTAAGAGCCACCGTTGCCAGCCCatacaaaaggtcgtaccgacccaatgcgttagagccactgtcgctagcccatacaaaaggtcgtactgacccaacgcataagagcccaagggccagccttaaattcaaaaacttgagggtcgaatgagctcgagtcgatacCCGACTCAGAGattgaacccaaaacagttaactaaatatgcctaggTGCagaagcataagagctcaaacaCTGGATTATactaaaaggtcataccgaccaagAGCGTAAGAGCTTACGGGCCAAAgcaatgagccccagggccataccaTGAATCTGAGGGTTCCTTTTAACTCGAAGACCAGTTCATCTGGATAAAATCAAGGCAAAGAGAAATGCGTGAAAAATAAAACCGCGaggcttccttttatacatatatgtgagagaataaaagCTTTATTTACAAAGTCCTTTGAAAGCACTCTACGCAAAACAAGGAAGGAAAGGCCTAATATAATCCATgtcccccttggggactatggTCCGTCGACCTCTTTCTCGCCATCTTCGGCATcagacagaaggaacttggcatcatatttTTTCGCCTTCCCCTACattatctcttccgagagatcgaagcccctggcaTGAATCCCTCGAGGGTTTCTCTCCGAGATTTACACCTCACGTAATCTTTATTCCTACTCTCCTAGTCTAGAGCCCTCCTTAGCTCAGCACAAGCATCGGCAGCATCCTGCAAATAGACAACCACCTTTTTATCAACCTTAGTTCGGATTGTTACGGCTTTAGCCTAGGCATTTACGACTTCGGAATTTATCTTCAAGAGCTCGGACTCGAGCCGAGGAATCATATCTATTCGGACCAAATTATTCTCGTGAGCATTGTGAAGTTGCACTTCGAGGATGTAAGCCTTGGCCAAAGCAAACTTCTTAGCCGATACCTGGGTGTCCACCCGAGCCTTTAGCCTATTGCGCTCGAACTTGGCTTGACCAACTTTGTTCCTAAGGCGTTCCAGTTCCTCCGTATTTTTCTTCAACTAAAGTAAACGAAATATTAGCCttggaggatagaagaagaaatgCGCACTCCTTTGAAACGGAAATTACCTATTCCTCGAGGTAGCTTTCGGAGTTCAGACTGCCACACACCTAATGTTTTAAGCggcaataccacacaagaggggggtgatttgtgtggaaCCCAATTTTcactatagaagaacctggttcttctacgtgttctaactactactatttgcagaatcataagtacataaaataaagaacgtagagatttttacatggaaaacacctaggtcaaaaggtgaaaaaaccacgacctactactcagtaggattttcccaaacttccactaaaatcactaagccaatacaacatttacaaaactctttgtaaacctaaggattaactctaatcccgttgtggcacacatcCTTAACTATttcgacaacttcaagttagctataacttgaacactctaggtacctaatacaattgcttctatgaaagctgaaaggtacaactttaaaccacctactacaattgaactagagtaaaagatagacacaatagaactggttcttctatctcattCAAGTAGCTTCGGGAGTGCACACacaatcacacataaattgcatgcaaaatcgccttgctttttgctctcaatttagtttatGTGCAATACTTGTAAAAGAGagcaatcactgtcatttaataagTTAATAATCAGAGTTTGATCGGGAATCAATTGCTAaacttctatcgtagaagagtttatgatgatctcaaactctaacactatctttatcctggatcgtgttctcttcatataaggagactttctccccttatctaaTATGCAATATTTCCGAAATGATCAGGAGATATTATTACTTGATCAGTATGACATATCTCTTTCACATGCATAtattgatcatgactgtgcttcacaagatggacttgGTCCATggctgagttcatttgtcattcttcaaaacttcacctgttcttgggccaacaaattcccccttttcgatgatgacaaactctgtgcttttaaCTGATTTGAATCctataagaactcagcttaaccatcaatactaaacttagaaaattcacttatcatcaaggaccaggttaattaggttataaatatcacttattttcagaatgtgtaaagcacaatatacaatatctcttcccccttttggcatcatcgaaaagttgcatacgaAGTGTGATACCCcaattttaataagtactcatggccactggggcaactgcaagtgcaatcaaacaaacatatttaaactatcaaggataTATTAATCATTGAACAAGAGAAAACAACAGTTATCATTGATAAAGATATGTTGCCACCTAaaatccacaaaaagaaagagaaacattcaaaccatgagcgaaaaaacagaaaaatccctaatctgggtcactggggGTACTGAACAAGTTCAGGAGACAGAAGCTAGGaatcctaaggcttggaggaactggagggttgggtttgagtttggaaaagattcagcatgttctgaagtattccatcattcttctccttttctttggcaaGCTCAGTTCTAAGTCCATCCCTCTCAGTTTCCACTTTaaccacacgagccttgagcctagaAATTTCAGTATCCTTGGATGCACATTCCTGAACCAGAGTCCTAACTTTGTTGTTGATGGGTGTCTTTtgggatgaaccaggttcaatgGGGATGGCATTGACTTAATAGTCACATGCAAGAAGAGTTTTTATGCCAAAGTGTTCCTTGCTCGAAGcaatttcccatttcttcagaggcacatttATCATGTACGAAATTGTGGTTAGAATGAAGCCATATGGAGTAGCATGAGCTCTAGAGCCATTTATGACTTTGTCTAGCAGTTTGATAATGAAGGCAGGCcagttgatttgctttcctctctcTAGGCACTCTATAAGAACCAGATCCATGTAGTTAGCAGTATGTCTTCTCTCATGTTTGGGCAataagcacttgttgacaaattcaaataCAACCTTGTGCTCAGGCCTCATTTCACTTTTCCGCATAGCCTTGGCTTCAGTCACCTCTTCTGAATCACAAAACCTTTTGGTGATTTCAAGGGAAGTAGGGAGGGAGTCCAGGCATGTCCACCTTTTCCTTGAATAGTcctcaaacccttcagagggtttGTCTAGAATCTCTCTTAGCTTTTTGCATCAAACTGcacttgaactcctttcaccAGGCTACTAATGACTCCATCTTTAACAGAAGCATTGGCCATAAATTCAATCAGCTCATTTCTggctagcctaccatccatctgaaggaccatgtccttccatccctgagCAACTAAAGCATCCACCAATCTcatcattcctggttccaccaggtccttcAACAGTCTACCCTTTAAAATCTTTCTTCTGCCAAAAATTGCAAGCTTGTCTTGCTCCTTCTCAGAAtcattttattcttcttctccactctagtcatcatcatcagaaacatttaattttttgattttcactacagatcttgtcctcttggctagtgtgGGTTCAGCAGCCACAGGCacaggaagacttcttggaagaggtcttgggatttttaggcttgggtgtaggaacctccactgttgtacccctttcttgatggaccagttccatctcctTTTCCTCAACAGCCTCTAAGGATTATGCAATCTTTCCCTTTCctttatcctttttctttttcttactttcttctaaggcCCTTTATAGATCATCTTCACTTTGTTTCACCCTGCTTCTTATGGCTCTACCCCTTGGAAATGAGGAGGCAGTAGGTGTTAGAGATGAAGCCTTTATTTTTTTGGAAGGCTTAGAAACATTTGGGGCTTTTGTTGTGGGAGTTATGCGTTTCTTAGGGTCATagcttgccccaacctttttcagtAGATCAGTtagggtctcttcagtagatgaaacaGGTTCATCTCTCCGTGTGCTCAtatgaaccaacccctcagcagcttccccagaaccacttccccctgacttcatgTCACTCTCTTCTACCCTTTCATGTTCAACCCCACAGATGGCAGGCACTATAATTTTTCCAATTCCCCTCTCAGCACCACACGcaccttctctctctttttctttttcaaaattctttttacctccactccaaCATTTCTCAGGCACTTACCTCAAAAGGAGATTCTTGAATCTTTTCAAAGTCAGAAGACCCATGTCCTTCCCCCTCAATTACGGATTGAAAGGATTCAGACTCGGAGTTGGAGTCGAAATTTGGAGCTTGGCATTCTTTCACTTGGATTGCTTTCAACATTTCATTTAAAGCCTTCCTCAGAGCCCCAGATGCTAGtctttcgagcaagcattttcaccTTTCGTAGTCTAGGTTTTGGGGATACACTGGGTGGAGTagatgaggatgaatttgagAGAGATGGTGTTGGAGGAGTTCCAGAATTTTCTTGTGGGTTAGACATGATTGTTGGTTTCTTGAGAGAATctgggaattttggagaagagaGCAAGCAAAAGTGAAGAAGAGCTTTTGACGGTTTGGAGTTATGATGAAGTTTGTAGAAAAAATGTGTATTTAAAGGAATTACACATTTAATAAGTAACGACAACCTTTTGCAGTGGTCAAATAGgagtctaatcaacctgaaattcaAGATTTTGAATGATCTATTTGGCTTCCCTAGATATTAGGCAAAACTTACGGGTTAGGGTTCTAGGTggacggaactggttcaatgctAACGGATAGAATTTTATAGAAATTTGATAAGTATAGGACTTCTACCCATGATTaaattattaatctttctaattgtgcagagtatagaaaatatacctgagctttcatatgaacccatactgatgaaccaggttcttcatttagaactcTCTTGAGCATGCCCCAAATGctataatagagaaaattttgtaagagatcactgagtcatataaacacatgtacaggagtatactaattaaagtatgaagctgagtaagaattaattgagatatttacacaagtttagaattcctagccaaaaatttttttccattttttttgcattctgagctggacctattaggtaatcttaatcatccctcattccaacctgttcctctcaaagttttctctactcagtgctttagtgaagatgtcagcaatttgcttatcagtagcacataattctatggagatcaatcctttctcgTAGTCTCTTAataagtggtgtctaacatctatgtgcttagtcctcttatgatgaacatggctctttgtcatacttatagcactagtgttatcatagaatataggaatgcaaccaacttcaatgccaaaatctaccagctgctGTTTGATCAAAAACAACTGAGCACAACAAGATGCAGgagcaacatattcagcctcaacagtggataaggccattgaattttgctttttagtggcccaggATACAatacatgaaccaagaaagtgagctatacctgaggtgcttttcctatccacaaggaaacctgcataatcagcatcagcatatcctactagactgaaattactacctttgggataccaaagacacagatcagtggtgcctttcaagtgtcttagtatcctcttgataGCAGTtaagtgagactcttttggattggCCTGGAAACAAGcgcaaagccctacactgaagaTTATGTTAAGTCGGCTAGCAGttagatacaagagtgaaccaatcatacccctatacaacttttgatcaactgatgaaccaggttcatcaatgtctaatttTGTGGCAGTTGTAATGGGGGTgcctatttcctttgattcctctATTTTAAAGtttttgataagctcttttgcatacttctgctgatggatcatggttccatttggtctttgtttgatctgtaagcctaaaaagaagttaagctcaccaatcatactcatttcaaactcacttcccattaattttgcaaaatcCTTAcagcttatcagtggtggccccaaagattatgtcatcaacatatatttgtaccacaaggagatcATTACCTTTTTCCCTTATGAATAAGGTACTAtaaattttacctcttttgtacccATGTTCAAGTAGAAATTTGtacagtcgttcataccatgctcttggagcctgcttgagtccatagagagccttgtctaatttgtacatatgctcaggacattccttgctctcaaaccctggaggttgttttacaaacagttcttcttttaggtagccattcaggaaggcacttttgacatccatctgatgaagagtgaatttcatgtgtgctgcaaaggctatgaggagtcttattgcctctagtcttgcaactggagcaaaagtctcattataatctatgccctcctcttggctgtaaccttggaccaccagtcttgccttgtttcttataactgttccatcttcatcaagtttgtttttgaAGACCCATTTCGTACCGATAACTGATCTGTcattgggtcttggaactagatatcagacttgacttctctcgaactgattgagttcatcttgcattgcattcaaccaatctgcatcctacaaagcctcaacaacattttaaagttcaataagagataaaaaggcatcaaaagcacacaaattctttaattgtgatctagttttgactccaggtgttggatcagtgataatgttctcaataggatgagaactttgatacttgtaaggtttcacaaccaattGGATTCTTCTAGACGTTTCTCCCATGCTTTGTTGCTGAGGAATAGGGTTATAAACAGATTCTTTTAGGGGTTTTgtttcaattcctctttgatcagttcctCCTATCAGGTTGCCCTGAATGGAAAaacctgttccatcacatgttccttcttttggtgccactttaacTTATGCTAAGGCTTCTATCAAATCTTTCACCAATCCAATAGCTTCCTCTTTATGTTCCTATCtcttagaaagaatgttagtttcatcaaacactacatgcgcactttcttctacacacaaagttcttttattgaacactttatatgctttgctatgtgaagaatatcccaagaatactccctcatcacttctgggatcaaacttacctagggagtccttttcattattgtgcacaaagcacttgcatctaaatgccctaagatgggatatatttggttttctccctttaagtaactcatagggagtcttctctacaagaggtctaatcatgcatctattgataatgtaacatgcagtgtttacagcctctgcccagaagctgtggggcagtttactagaaagaaccatagtcctagccatgtcttcaagagtccttt
This sequence is a window from Nicotiana sylvestris chromosome 3, ASM39365v2, whole genome shotgun sequence. Protein-coding genes within it:
- the LOC138887249 gene encoding uncharacterized protein, with translation MAIRESDDEQEVSILHLKDKIKFLSKERLSELLLDFIDESEIINNEKEDLSRECVILKVKCKNLECRANESESKNAKLKNQVLELDISILELRSENIKLKLGTGNKKADHTHLTLEENLRKKKDELYRKDEQIKVLKEDLVKGSSQIWYMDSGCSKHMTGSKNQFLPLEDLKGGNASFGKWKKCEIIGVGKVGMTYYHSIENVYLIDSLKYSLISVSQLCDRDLSTLSENELTCLSVLYNDPLLWHKRLGHASLNQLNKLVYKDLVIGLPNVKFKEDKVCEAYARGNQKQLGNQLASIRSNHGTEFENAKFVEFYDENGIDHNFYSPKTPQQNGVVERKKRTLEDMARTMGNLIGGTDQRGIETKPLKESVYNPIPQQQSMGETSRRIQLVVKPYKYQSSHPIENIITDPTPGIKQRPNGTMIHQQKYAKELIKNFKIEESKEIGTPITTATKLDIDEPGSSVDQKLYRGMIGSLLYLTASRLNIIFSVGLCACFQANPKESHLTAIKRILRHLKGTTDLCLWYPKGFLVDRKSTSGIAHFLGSCIVSWATKKQNSMALSTVEAEYVAPASCCAQLFLIKQQLVDFGIEVGCIPIFYDNTSAISMTKSHVHHKRTKHIDVRHHLLRDYEKGLISIELCATDKQIADIFTKALMPEKCWSGGKKNFEKEKEREGACGAERGIGKIIVPAICGVEHERVEESDMKSGGSGSGEAAEGLVHMSTRRDEPVSSTEETLTDLLKKVGASYDPKKRITPTTKAPNVSKPSKKIKASSLTPTASSFPRGRAIRSRVKQSEDDL